One Rosa chinensis cultivar Old Blush chromosome 5, RchiOBHm-V2, whole genome shotgun sequence genomic region harbors:
- the LOC112166186 gene encoding uncharacterized protein LOC112166186 — protein sequence MAKTTPSPAILFLTLLLLITPPPSQSLPYSQYRTLFSLAHSLMTRVANLRASRGDHAGSDRARNIAAKMESGLGLGVWGFMWSAGWDYVKNYSWRELPYTEMYGAASEAGELMRWLGELTRKESDSERAAWIGQNYQNVFRVSTSLLRRLLRVFSQSGTLREVVKAVQREVVEGELLKDCLELGSNDFQGVLQILKDLGVQYGSAPSSKHQDL from the exons ATGGCCAAAACGACGCCGTCGCCGGCAATTCTCTTCCTCACCCTCCTCCTCCTGATCACGCCGCCGCCCTCCCAATCCCTCCCCTACTCCCAATACCGGACCCTCTTCTCCCTCGCCCACTCGCTCATGACGCGCGTGGCCAACCTCCGCGCCTCCCGCGGCGACCACGCCGGTTCGGACCGGGCCAGGAACATCGCGGCGAAAATGGAGAGCGGGCTGGGCCTCGGCGTCTGGGGGTTCATGTGGTCGGCGGGGTGGGACTACGTCAAGAACTACTCGTGGAGGGAGCTGCCGTACACGGAGATGTACGGCGCCGCGTCGGAGGCGGGCGAGTTGATGAGGTGGCTGGGTGAGTTGACTCGGAAGGAATCGGACTCCGAGCGAGCGGCGTGGATCGGTCAGAATTATCAAAATGTCTTCAGGGTCTCTACTTCGCTGCTGCGTAGGCTCCTCCGAGTGTTCAGTCAGTCG GGAACGTTGAGAGAAGTGGTGAAGGCAGTTCAAAGAGAGGTAGTGGAGGGCGAGTTATTGAAGGACTGTCTTGAATTGGGCAGCAATGACTTTCAAGGTGTGcttcaaatcctcaaggatttGGGAGTACAATACGGCTCGGCTCCTAGTTCTAAGCACCAAGATCTTTGA